A portion of the Juglans microcarpa x Juglans regia isolate MS1-56 chromosome 1D, Jm3101_v1.0, whole genome shotgun sequence genome contains these proteins:
- the LOC121243149 gene encoding uncharacterized protein LOC121243149, with product MSRSSLAKKLHLAKKAWKSFNLAFQSKLHKLKTSKVITTTTRRLRALRTFRFPFPFKRYPLPRPSYTYSQHYHYSRHNHSQSHKMNFAAIHIDELFEGPAASVNRNTLHARAETSKGKQMIDERSLPKRSKSIHSVEDAWEAVIASSPQLRNVDERAEEFISKFREDMKLQKERSFQEMLERSA from the coding sequence ATGTCCCGGTCGAGCTTGGCAAAGAAGCTTCACCTCGCTAAGAAGGCCTGGAAGAGCTTCAACCTCGCGTTCCAATCCAAACTTCACAAGCTCAAGACCTCCAAAGTCATCACAACCACCACTCGCCGCCTCCGAGCCCTGCGCACCTTTCGCTTCCCTTTTCCCTTCAAACGCTACCCTCTACCTAGACCCTCCTACACCTACAGCCAACATTACCATTACAGCCGTCACAACCACAGCCAGTCCCATAAGATGAACTTCGCTGCTATACACATAGACGAGCTCTTTGAGGGGCCTGCTGCCTCGGTGAACAGAAACACTCTGCACGCGCGCGCAGAAACAAGTAAAGGTAAACAAATGATTGACGAAAGGAGTTTGCCCAAAAGGAGCAAGAGCATACACAGTGTTGAGGACGCATGGGAAGCGGTCATTGCTTCGTCGCCACAACTGCGAAATGTGGATGAAAGGGCGGAGGAGTTCATCTCCAAGTTTCGCGAAGATATGAAGCTCCAGAAGGAAAGATCTTTCCAGGAGATGTTGGAGCGCAGTGCCTAA